A genomic region of Pristiophorus japonicus isolate sPriJap1 chromosome 22, sPriJap1.hap1, whole genome shotgun sequence contains the following coding sequences:
- the LOC139235065 gene encoding interleukin-1 beta-like produces the protein MKTEVGPVTIPMVDSESRRTFSHRRRRNSRLTSPVSCPQLKSLFQETLPKVMETSTANHRADGESYQLEITGTSSSITTAGNAVLSLEKAVMLVLAVEKFKKGLGRPSSNGWGHKGTSFKGSELLGSFNALVEEAITCISYDDTEQANSSYRFMRSERTQVKDEQDKSLMLSDNLQLVALFLQEPKDEVTLDVRYYKTAVSTENDLPVVLGINRRNLFLSCTGSHDRPRMQVEKWDKTLQNISSATDLLRFVFYKKDSSSGEDFEFESAMYRGWYISTSRKSKQPVDMDRKEHRKRITIFTAE, from the exons ATGAAGACTGAGGTTGGACCCGTGACCATTCCAATGGTTGATAGTGAATCTCGAAG AACCTTCAGTCACCGCCGCCGCAGGAATTCTCGCCTGACTTCTCCGGTCTCCTGCCCCCAGCTCAAG AGCCTATTTCAAGAGACCTTACCAAAAGTGATGGAGACGAGCACGGCCAATCACCGAGCAGACGGAGAGAGCTACCAGCTAGAAATCACCGGGACATCCTCGTCCATAACCACGGCCGGCAATGCAGTACTCTCGCTGGAAAAGGCTGTCATGTTGGTCCTGGCTGTTGAAAAATTCAAGAAAGGGTTGGGGCGGCCGTCGAGCAATGGCTGGGGACACAAGGGCACTTCCTTCAAGGGCAGCGAGCTGCTCGGGAGCTTCAATGCGCTGGTGGAAG AAGCCATTACCTGCATCAGCTATGACGACACTGAACAGGCGAACAGCTCCTACAGGTTCATGCGGAGTGAGCGCACGCAGGTGAAGGACGAGCAAGACAAGTCTCTGATGCTGTCGGACAACCTCCAGCTCGTCGCCCTGTTCTTGCAGGAGCCGAAGGACGAAG TAACACTGGATGTGAGGTACTACAAGACCGCTGTGAGCACAGAGAATGATTTGCCTGTTGTTCTGGGAATCAACAGGCGGAATCTGTTCCTCTCTTGCACGGGATCACATGACAGACCCAGGATGCAGGTGGAG AAATGGGACAAGACTCTGCAGAATATCAGCAGTGCTACCGACCTGCTCCGCTTCGTGTTCTATAAGAAGGATTCGAGTTCTGGCGAGGACTTTGAGTTTGAATCGGCGATGTACCGGGGCTGGTACATCAGCACGTCCAGAAAGAGCAAACAGCCTGTGGACATGGACCGGAAGGAGCACCGCAAGAGAATCACAATCTTCACAGCGGAGTGA